Proteins encoded within one genomic window of Streptomyces rubradiris:
- the mdlC gene encoding benzoylformate decarboxylase produces MPSVRRIAHEFLERQGLTTVFGNPGSNELPLLAGLPDGFRYVLGLHEGAVVGTADGYAQASGRPALVSLHSAAGSGNALGALTNAVASRTPLVVLAGQQVRPAIGPEAHLTNVDAPALMRPLVRWAAEPACARDVPRALAQAVFEARLRRGPAFLSVPYDDWAADADENAPAVLERRVERAGAPGAEQGRRLAEAVAAARRPALVLGGDIDADGLFHDAVRLAERLGCPVWAAPSVFRLPFPNRHPLFRGVLPAGIEPVCRALSGHDLVLVLGAPVFRYHEHLPGRYLPEGTRLVQVTEDVSAAARAPVGEALVADPAEVTRLLLTALGAPDPPVGDHRPVGDYQPVPAPAGTRGPRLHPEEVFAALREAQPADTAYVVESTSTNSSWWRQMDLRRPGSYYFPAAGGLGFGLPGAVGVALAQPGRPVVGVIGDGSANYGITALWTAARLHVPLTVVLLRNGTYGALRWFGGLLGVPDAPGLDIPGLDFTRIAEGYGVPARQAGGVEELRAALSEPVDGPRLLQVDTALTTPA; encoded by the coding sequence GTGCCATCCGTGCGCCGCATCGCCCACGAGTTCCTGGAACGCCAAGGGCTCACCACCGTCTTCGGCAACCCGGGCTCCAACGAACTGCCCCTTCTTGCCGGACTGCCCGACGGGTTCCGCTACGTCCTGGGTCTGCACGAGGGCGCGGTCGTGGGCACGGCCGACGGCTACGCGCAGGCGTCCGGCCGTCCGGCGCTGGTCAGCCTGCACTCGGCCGCGGGGTCCGGCAACGCGCTGGGCGCGCTGACGAACGCGGTGGCCTCGCGCACCCCGCTGGTCGTCCTGGCCGGTCAGCAGGTACGGCCGGCGATCGGGCCGGAGGCCCACCTCACCAACGTGGACGCCCCGGCCCTGATGCGGCCGCTCGTCCGCTGGGCCGCCGAGCCGGCGTGCGCGCGGGACGTGCCCCGCGCGCTCGCCCAGGCCGTCTTCGAGGCGCGGTTGCGGCGCGGGCCGGCCTTCCTGTCCGTGCCGTACGACGACTGGGCGGCCGACGCCGACGAGAACGCGCCGGCCGTGCTGGAGCGCCGGGTCGAGCGGGCCGGGGCGCCCGGCGCGGAGCAGGGGCGCCGGCTGGCCGAGGCGGTGGCCGCGGCCCGGCGGCCCGCCCTGGTGCTGGGCGGTGACATCGACGCGGACGGGCTCTTCCACGACGCGGTACGGCTGGCCGAGCGGCTCGGCTGCCCGGTGTGGGCGGCGCCCTCGGTCTTCCGGCTGCCGTTCCCCAACCGCCATCCGCTGTTCCGCGGGGTGCTGCCCGCCGGCATCGAGCCCGTCTGCCGGGCGCTGAGCGGCCACGACCTCGTCCTGGTGCTCGGCGCGCCGGTGTTCCGGTACCACGAGCATCTGCCCGGCCGGTACCTGCCGGAGGGCACCCGGCTGGTCCAGGTCACCGAGGACGTGTCCGCCGCCGCGCGGGCACCGGTCGGCGAGGCGCTGGTCGCCGACCCCGCCGAGGTGACCCGCCTGCTGCTGACGGCCCTCGGCGCACCGGACCCGCCCGTGGGCGACCACCGGCCCGTGGGCGACTACCAACCCGTGCCGGCGCCGGCCGGTACGCGGGGGCCACGGCTGCATCCGGAGGAGGTCTTCGCGGCCCTGCGGGAGGCACAGCCCGCCGACACCGCGTACGTCGTGGAGTCGACCTCGACCAATTCCTCCTGGTGGCGTCAGATGGATCTGCGCCGGCCCGGCTCGTACTACTTCCCGGCGGCCGGCGGGCTCGGCTTCGGGCTGCCCGGCGCGGTCGGCGTGGCCCTGGCCCAGCCCGGCCGGCCGGTCGTGGGCGTGATCGGGGACGGCTCGGCGAACTACGGCATCACCGCCCTGTGGACGGCCGCCCGGCTCCACGTCCCGCTCACCGTCGTGTTGCTGCGCAACGGGACGTACGGGGCCCTGCGCTGGTTCGGGGGTCTGCTCGGGGTGCCGGACGCGCCGGGACTGGACATCCCGGGCCTGGACTTCACCCGTATCGCCGAGGGCTACGGGGTGCCCGCCCGGCAGGCCGGCGGCGTGGAGGAGCTGCGGGCCGCGCTGTCCGAACCCGTCGACGGGCCCAGGCTGCTCCAGGTCGACACCGCGCTCACCACTCCCGCCTAG
- a CDS encoding MFS transporter gives MSSAASSSVSGAPAGAGGSGRAVWTVILCWTTVLLEGYDLVVLGAIIPTLLKTRHLGMTAGDATTVATLSLVGVAIGALLVGPLADRLGRRLLLIASVVEFSVFTLLVPLAGSVAVFATLRLAAGVGLGACMPVSLTMMAERLPAERRARAGTLTMTGYHTGAVITSLLALRMADDWRVLFYVLGAAGLAVAVVQWFRLPESAAFLRAREASGSSRVPFTELLRPACLRAGIGVWMASFMGLLLVYGLNTWLPKLMNDAGYPVPTAVTQLLVLNAGGVAGLVLGGFVADRRGIKPTTLGWFAGSAVLLACLGVRMRSDLLLDTVVFLTGMFVFSAQVLVYAYVTLFYPAAVRGTALGSASGIGRVGSLVGPSVTGALVTAGIGHPWGFWFFAAVAGCAVLAVLTLPGRPQGPGAEDGAGV, from the coding sequence ATGTCGTCCGCCGCCTCGTCCAGCGTGTCCGGCGCCCCGGCGGGGGCCGGCGGCTCCGGGCGGGCCGTCTGGACGGTGATCCTGTGCTGGACCACCGTCCTGCTGGAGGGCTACGACCTCGTCGTCCTCGGTGCCATCATCCCGACCCTGCTGAAGACCCGTCACCTCGGCATGACGGCGGGGGACGCCACCACCGTCGCCACGCTGTCGCTCGTCGGCGTGGCCATCGGCGCGCTGCTGGTCGGCCCGCTGGCGGACCGGCTCGGCCGACGGCTGCTGCTCATCGCCTCGGTGGTGGAGTTCTCGGTGTTCACCCTGCTGGTGCCGCTGGCCGGCTCGGTGGCCGTGTTCGCCACGCTGCGCCTCGCGGCCGGGGTGGGCCTCGGCGCGTGCATGCCCGTGTCGCTGACCATGATGGCCGAGCGGCTGCCGGCCGAGCGGCGGGCGCGCGCCGGCACGCTGACCATGACCGGCTACCACACCGGCGCCGTGATCACCTCGCTGCTGGCCCTGCGGATGGCCGACGACTGGCGGGTGCTGTTCTACGTCCTCGGCGCCGCCGGACTTGCCGTCGCGGTGGTCCAGTGGTTCCGGCTGCCGGAGTCGGCGGCGTTCCTGCGCGCCAGGGAGGCGTCCGGGTCGTCGCGGGTGCCCTTCACCGAGCTGCTCAGGCCCGCCTGCCTGCGCGCGGGCATCGGGGTCTGGATGGCCTCGTTCATGGGGCTGCTGCTGGTCTACGGTCTGAACACCTGGCTGCCCAAGCTGATGAACGACGCCGGGTATCCCGTGCCGACGGCCGTGACCCAGCTGCTGGTGCTCAACGCGGGCGGGGTGGCCGGGCTGGTGCTGGGCGGCTTCGTGGCCGACCGGCGCGGCATCAAGCCGACCACGCTGGGCTGGTTCGCCGGTTCGGCGGTGCTGCTGGCCTGCCTCGGCGTCAGGATGCGCAGCGACCTGCTGCTCGACACGGTCGTCTTCCTCACCGGCATGTTCGTCTTCTCCGCGCAGGTGCTCGTCTACGCGTACGTCACCCTTTTCTACCCGGCCGCCGTCCGGGGCACCGCCCTCGGCTCGGCGTCCGGCATCGGCCGCGTCGGCTCCCTCGTCGGGCCGTCGGTCACGGGCGCCCTGGTGACCGCCGGGATCGGCCATCCCTGGGGTTTCTGGTTCTTCGCCGCCGTGGCCGGCTGCGCCGTCCTGGCCGTCCTCACCCTGCCGGGCCGTCCCCAGGGCCCGGGGGCCGAGGACGGTGCGGGAGTCTGA